The Leucoraja erinacea ecotype New England chromosome 29, Leri_hhj_1, whole genome shotgun sequence genome has a window encoding:
- the rpl36 gene encoding 60S ribosomal protein L36, which produces MAIRYPMAVGLHKGHPITKNERTPRQCRRRGRLTKHTKFIRDLIREVCGFAPYEKRAMELLKVSKDKRALKFIKKRVGTHIRAKRKREELSNVLAAMRKAAAKKD; this is translated from the exons ATGGCAATCAGGTATCCTATGGCAGTTGGCCTGCACAAAGGCCACCCTATCACCAAGAATGAGAGAACCCCAAGGCAGTGTCGCAGACGCGGG CGGCTGACCAAGCACACCAAGTTTATCCGAGATCTGATCCGTGAGGTCTGCGGTTTTGCCCCTTACGAGAAACGTGCAATGGAATTGCTGAAGGTCTCTAAAGATAAGCGTGCACTCAAATTCATTAAAAAGAGG GTTGGGACTCATATTCGGGCCAAGAGGAAGAGGGAAGAACTCAGCAATGTATTGGCAGCAATGAGAAAGGCAGCAGCAAAGAAAGATTAA